The Nitrospira sp. genome contains a region encoding:
- a CDS encoding ATP-dependent Clp protease ATP-binding subunit codes for MFERFTDKGRKIIILAREEAERHQNDYLGTEHLVLAILRESDGIALMILKKMGLSTEQIRLEIERNLPGGGTTMTFGEIPFSPRVKKVIEYGVEEARLLGHNHIGSEHLLLGLLREEEGIGGKILRSLGANLLTARQLTVTFLRKSAPRERDRKSNTPALDEFGRDLTQLAQEGQLDPVIGRADEIERVLQILSRRSKNNPVLIGESGVGKTAIVEGLAQRIVQSEVPDNLLSRRVIALDLGSLVAGTKYRGQFEERLKVVMKEIVQAGNIIIFIDELHTLVGAGAAEGSIDASNMLKPALSRGEIQCIGATTLDEYRKHIEKDGALKRRFQPIHVQPPNLDETVRIIQGLRDRYEEHHGVEITEDAIVEAVKLSDRYITDRFLPDKAIDLIDETGSRAKLQTYALPSELKAMEQELKKVAREKELSISMQNFEEAVRHREEEERLRKLLDESKREWKKSQEKNKPVIGKEDVAYVVSKMTGIPLFKLEEEESNKLLRMEEFLHKRVVGQNEAISAVARAIRRSRAGLKEARKPIGSFIFLGPTGVGKTELARTLAEFLFNSEDALIRVDMSEYQEKFTSSRLFGAPPGYVGYEEGGQLTEKVRRRPYSVVLFDEIEKAHPDVFNVLLQVLDDGVLTDSLGRKVDFKNTVVIMTSNIGTKMIQKGVSLGFQSTEGEAARRKKEEVLGELRKSFSPEFLNRIDEIVIFHQLEKEQLYSILDILLRELNLRLLDKGIEIEVDDEVKQWLIKEGYEPLYGARPMRRAIQRAIGDPLSDELIRGRFKESRKVKVVLRDGAPTFIEQEAMAGV; via the coding sequence ATGTTCGAACGATTCACGGACAAAGGTCGAAAGATCATCATCCTCGCGCGGGAAGAGGCCGAACGGCACCAAAACGACTATCTCGGGACCGAACACCTCGTTTTGGCCATACTTCGTGAGTCCGATGGTATCGCCCTTATGATCTTGAAAAAGATGGGTCTTTCCACCGAACAGATCCGGCTTGAAATCGAGCGAAACCTACCTGGTGGCGGGACCACCATGACGTTTGGTGAAATCCCCTTCAGCCCACGAGTGAAGAAAGTGATCGAATACGGAGTGGAGGAGGCCCGCCTCCTTGGCCATAATCACATCGGGAGTGAGCATCTTCTCCTTGGTCTTCTTCGGGAAGAAGAGGGGATCGGGGGAAAAATTCTTCGGAGCTTGGGCGCGAACCTGTTAACGGCCAGGCAGCTGACGGTCACGTTTTTGCGAAAGTCTGCTCCACGTGAGCGTGACCGGAAGAGCAATACTCCCGCTCTCGACGAATTCGGCCGGGATCTGACTCAGTTGGCCCAAGAAGGTCAACTGGATCCGGTGATCGGCCGGGCCGATGAAATCGAGCGTGTTCTACAGATTCTGAGTCGAAGAAGCAAAAACAATCCCGTGCTGATCGGCGAATCCGGTGTCGGGAAAACTGCAATTGTCGAAGGACTGGCCCAGAGGATCGTGCAGTCTGAAGTCCCCGACAATTTGCTCTCTCGCCGGGTCATTGCGCTCGATCTGGGCTCTCTCGTGGCCGGTACCAAGTATCGTGGGCAATTTGAAGAGCGTCTCAAGGTCGTCATGAAGGAGATCGTCCAAGCCGGCAATATCATCATCTTTATCGACGAACTCCATACACTGGTCGGGGCAGGAGCCGCCGAGGGGTCTATCGACGCCTCGAATATGCTCAAGCCGGCGCTTTCGCGGGGTGAGATTCAGTGCATTGGAGCCACGACCTTGGATGAGTACCGCAAGCACATTGAAAAAGACGGGGCATTGAAACGTCGATTCCAGCCGATTCATGTACAACCGCCGAATCTCGACGAAACTGTGCGTATCATTCAAGGGCTTCGGGATCGATACGAAGAACATCACGGAGTAGAGATCACGGAAGATGCGATCGTCGAGGCCGTGAAGTTGTCCGACCGGTATATCACCGACCGGTTCTTGCCCGACAAGGCGATCGATTTGATCGACGAAACCGGGTCGCGGGCCAAGCTCCAAACGTATGCCCTGCCCTCCGAGTTGAAAGCGATGGAGCAAGAGCTCAAGAAAGTTGCTCGAGAGAAGGAACTCTCCATCTCTATGCAGAATTTCGAGGAGGCGGTGCGGCATCGTGAGGAAGAGGAGCGGTTGCGCAAGCTGCTGGACGAATCGAAGCGCGAGTGGAAAAAGAGCCAGGAAAAGAACAAGCCGGTGATTGGCAAAGAAGACGTCGCCTATGTTGTCTCAAAAATGACCGGTATTCCGCTCTTCAAATTGGAGGAGGAGGAGTCCAACAAGCTGTTGCGGATGGAGGAGTTTCTCCACAAGCGAGTGGTGGGTCAAAATGAGGCAATTTCGGCGGTCGCCCGCGCCATCCGCCGTTCCCGCGCCGGCTTGAAGGAAGCCCGGAAACCGATTGGCTCATTCATCTTCCTGGGCCCGACAGGGGTCGGAAAAACAGAGCTGGCCAGGACGCTGGCAGAGTTTCTGTTCAACAGCGAGGATGCGTTGATCCGTGTAGATATGTCCGAGTACCAGGAGAAATTTACGAGTTCTCGTCTCTTCGGCGCACCCCCTGGCTATGTCGGGTACGAAGAAGGCGGGCAGCTGACCGAAAAAGTTCGCCGACGACCGTATTCCGTCGTCTTGTTCGATGAAATCGAGAAGGCCCATCCTGATGTGTTCAACGTTTTGCTTCAGGTGTTGGACGACGGCGTGTTGACCGATAGTCTTGGGCGAAAAGTCGATTTCAAGAATACAGTGGTCATTATGACGTCCAATATCGGGACCAAGATGATTCAAAAAGGCGTGTCTCTTGGTTTTCAGAGTACGGAAGGCGAAGCCGCCCGTCGGAAAAAGGAAGAAGTACTCGGGGAACTCCGGAAGTCGTTCAGTCCTGAGTTCTTGAACCGAATTGATGAGATCGTCATTTTCCATCAGCTCGAGAAAGAGCAGCTCTACAGCATCCTGGATATTCTCCTCCGCGAGCTGAATCTTCGCTTGTTGGACAAGGGGATTGAGATCGAGGTGGATGACGAAGTCAAGCAATGGCTCATTAAGGAAGGGTATGAGCCGCTGTATGGAGCGAGGCCGATGCGGCGGGCTATCCAACGTGCCATCGGCGACCCGCTCTCTGATGAGCTCATCAGAGGACGTTTCAAGGAGAGTCGCAAGGTGAAAGTGGTTCTTCGGGATGGGGCTCCGACCTTTATTGAGCAGGAGGCTATGGCTGGAGTGTAG
- the tsaD gene encoding tRNA (adenosine(37)-N6)-threonylcarbamoyltransferase complex transferase subunit TsaD produces MRLPFKQPKLTYQAEWNHGPILGIESSCDETAAAVLDREGTVLSNVVSSQVAVHERFGGVVPELAARAHLGSIDTVVKEALGTAQVLKTDLAAVAVTQGPGLAGALLVGVNYAKALSYGLGIPIIGVNHLQGHIASAWLADPTFPLPCIVLVVSGGHTHLYRRDPDGRCALLGRTRDDAAGEAFDKGAQMLGLGYPGGPAVDRIARSGDPQAIRFPRFHQAKNSLEFSFSGLKTSLLYRLRDMAAPLRPGQIADLAAGYQEAIVQVLVTKAFAALKQSNLCALAVVGGVSANSRLRAVLRERAAREQIRLSLPTAEYCTDNAAMIASAGRQLLMGGAGLSLNFDISPMEASTVLDGECRMAVPDRRETAYY; encoded by the coding sequence ATGCGTCTTCCTTTCAAACAACCGAAGCTTACGTACCAAGCCGAGTGGAATCACGGGCCGATTCTCGGCATTGAGTCCTCATGCGATGAGACGGCTGCAGCCGTACTCGATCGCGAGGGGACCGTGCTTTCCAACGTCGTCTCTTCACAAGTGGCCGTCCATGAAAGATTTGGGGGCGTTGTTCCTGAATTGGCGGCACGCGCGCATCTTGGCAGCATCGACACGGTCGTCAAAGAGGCCTTGGGAACCGCCCAGGTCTTGAAAACTGATCTTGCTGCTGTGGCCGTCACTCAAGGCCCCGGACTCGCCGGCGCACTCCTGGTGGGGGTCAACTACGCCAAAGCCTTAAGCTACGGATTGGGCATTCCTATCATCGGGGTCAATCATCTACAGGGCCATATCGCTTCGGCTTGGCTTGCCGATCCGACGTTTCCTCTGCCCTGCATCGTCCTGGTCGTATCCGGTGGGCATACTCATCTCTATCGCCGTGATCCGGATGGTCGGTGCGCTCTGCTCGGACGCACTCGCGACGATGCGGCCGGTGAAGCGTTCGATAAAGGCGCCCAGATGCTTGGTCTAGGGTATCCAGGTGGACCTGCTGTTGATCGCATCGCACGTTCCGGTGATCCACAGGCCATTCGATTTCCTCGATTCCATCAGGCAAAGAACAGCCTTGAGTTCAGTTTCAGCGGTCTCAAGACGTCTTTGCTCTATCGGCTGCGGGACATGGCTGCGCCTCTGCGGCCTGGGCAGATCGCCGACTTGGCGGCAGGCTATCAAGAAGCGATCGTCCAGGTGTTAGTCACGAAAGCCTTCGCTGCTCTTAAGCAGTCGAACCTGTGTGCGCTTGCCGTGGTGGGAGGCGTCTCGGCGAACTCACGATTGCGGGCCGTCTTACGCGAACGTGCGGCGCGTGAGCAGATCCGTCTGTCGCTGCCGACGGCCGAGTACTGTACCGACAATGCCGCCATGATCGCTTCAGCCGGGCGTCAGTTGCTCATGGGTGGAGCAGGACTATCCTTGAATTTTGACATCAGCCCGATGGAGGCTTCCACGGTTCTCGATGGGGAATGCCGCATGGCTGTCCCCGACAGAAGGGAGACAGCCTATTACTGA
- the hflX gene encoding GTPase HflX produces MGNAAWLSPTEGRQPITDIRGHLTGLRAGQVGSLERLYRRRVPSDKLISPELAKAMAQLTLEIRRPLGVLLTRRGQVQEVIVGTELTLSSTTLTLFRAGTRSLRGLRFIRTQLHDNPLNQELLTDLAFLRLDLVAVLSIEEDGRLGHLYMAHLLPPSSTGQLFKVHKAVPFHNLTMRFDEFIDELEAELQQVRAHHAVEKGKESAILVSASVKSRTEQEEHLAELAELATSADVTVIDRMTQRTGDGHQRYLLGSGKMKDVLIQTLHRGADMVIFDQTLSPAQLRAILEMTDIKVIDRTQLILDIFARRAHSREGKVQVELAQLRYLLPRLSGKGTQLSRLGGGIGTRGPGETKLETDRRRVRDRITHLERELEQFTRHQDRRRSRRGRYGLPVVSLVGYTNAGKSTLLNVLTKSQVSAQNRLFETLDTTSRRLRFPEDREIIITDTVGFIRDLPQELVGAFRTTLDELREADLLLHVVDISAADIDVQITAVVAILEELQLTTIPRLLVFNKCDQAPSQQVELLCRRYDAIGISAIQPSTLHPLLARLETHVRALPIAEDRMSGTALQDDALALASRR; encoded by the coding sequence ATGGGGAATGCCGCATGGCTGTCCCCGACAGAAGGGAGACAGCCTATTACTGATATCCGTGGTCATCTCACAGGTCTGCGTGCCGGCCAAGTGGGGTCACTCGAACGACTCTACCGCCGAAGGGTCCCCAGTGACAAACTCATTTCACCGGAACTGGCCAAAGCTATGGCGCAACTCACTCTAGAGATTCGCCGGCCGCTCGGTGTGCTGCTGACGCGACGGGGCCAAGTTCAAGAAGTGATCGTGGGTACGGAGTTGACGCTGTCTTCGACGACCCTGACTCTGTTCCGTGCGGGAACTCGATCTCTTCGTGGTCTGCGGTTCATTCGGACGCAACTACATGACAACCCGTTAAACCAGGAGCTGCTCACCGATCTCGCATTCTTACGGCTTGACCTGGTCGCGGTCCTTTCCATTGAGGAGGACGGTAGGCTAGGCCATCTGTACATGGCGCATTTGCTCCCGCCCAGTTCGACTGGTCAATTGTTCAAGGTGCACAAGGCTGTCCCTTTTCACAACCTGACCATGAGGTTCGACGAGTTTATTGACGAACTCGAAGCTGAGCTTCAGCAGGTCCGGGCGCACCACGCGGTTGAAAAGGGCAAGGAGTCAGCGATCTTGGTCAGCGCCTCTGTGAAGAGTCGAACGGAGCAAGAAGAACATTTGGCTGAACTGGCGGAGCTGGCTACGTCCGCCGATGTCACGGTGATCGACCGCATGACACAACGAACCGGGGATGGGCATCAGCGGTATCTTCTCGGCAGTGGCAAGATGAAGGACGTACTGATTCAGACGCTGCATCGGGGCGCCGATATGGTGATTTTCGATCAAACGCTGTCGCCGGCTCAACTGCGAGCGATTTTGGAAATGACCGATATCAAAGTGATCGACCGCACACAGCTGATTTTGGACATCTTTGCTCGGCGAGCGCACAGTCGCGAGGGCAAGGTACAAGTAGAGCTGGCACAATTGCGGTACCTGCTCCCACGATTATCCGGAAAGGGTACGCAACTGTCTCGTCTGGGCGGTGGCATCGGCACTCGTGGGCCAGGGGAAACAAAATTGGAGACCGATCGCCGCCGGGTACGCGATCGCATTACGCATTTGGAGCGAGAGCTGGAGCAGTTTACGCGGCATCAAGACCGACGGCGGTCCCGCCGTGGCCGGTATGGCCTTCCCGTTGTGTCTCTCGTCGGGTATACGAACGCGGGTAAGTCGACGCTGCTCAATGTGCTGACGAAAAGTCAGGTTTCGGCTCAAAACAGATTGTTTGAAACGCTCGACACGACCAGCCGACGCCTGCGGTTCCCGGAGGATCGCGAAATCATTATTACGGACACCGTAGGGTTCATCCGGGATCTTCCACAGGAATTGGTCGGAGCCTTTCGGACCACACTTGATGAACTACGGGAGGCAGATCTCTTGCTTCATGTTGTCGATATCAGCGCCGCGGACATCGACGTTCAGATCACCGCCGTCGTGGCTATTCTCGAGGAGCTGCAGTTGACGACAATACCGCGATTGCTCGTGTTCAATAAGTGTGATCAAGCACCTTCGCAGCAAGTCGAATTGCTCTGTCGACGTTACGACGCCATTGGGATTTCGGCCATCCAGCCCTCCACGCTTCATCCTCTCCTGGCGAGACTGGAGACACACGTCAGAGCTCTGCCGATCGCGGAAGATCGGATGTCCGGCACGGCATTGCAGGACGATGCACTGGCCCTTGCATCTCGTCGGTAA
- the nth gene encoding endonuclease III, translating to MPTTKVELAYRSPWQLLVATILSAQCTDLRVNQVTPALFKRYATPRAMAKAMPTELEGLIRSTGFYKNKAKNLVGCAQAISTRFGGQVPDTMEELTSIPGVGRKTANVLLGAAFGKPALVVDTHVKRVANRLAMTRSNDPEQIERDLQSLYPQAQWTDVSQRILLHGRYVCLARKPRCAVCPIFDVCGWEGKRLK from the coding sequence ATGCCGACGACAAAAGTCGAATTGGCATACCGATCTCCATGGCAGTTGTTGGTGGCGACAATTCTTTCTGCGCAATGCACCGATCTGAGAGTCAATCAAGTGACGCCTGCACTGTTCAAGCGGTATGCCACGCCTCGTGCAATGGCCAAGGCGATGCCGACGGAGCTTGAGGGGCTGATCAGATCGACCGGTTTTTATAAGAACAAAGCGAAGAACCTAGTCGGCTGTGCGCAGGCCATCAGCACACGTTTTGGCGGCCAGGTGCCGGACACGATGGAGGAACTCACTTCGATTCCCGGGGTCGGGAGAAAAACCGCCAACGTGCTCCTTGGAGCGGCTTTTGGAAAGCCAGCCCTCGTGGTTGATACGCATGTGAAACGAGTGGCCAACCGCTTGGCTATGACACGTTCCAACGATCCGGAACAGATTGAGCGGGACCTCCAATCCCTTTATCCGCAAGCCCAGTGGACGGACGTGTCGCAACGGATATTGCTTCATGGGAGGTATGTCTGCCTCGCGCGGAAGCCTCGCTGCGCGGTCTGCCCGATTTTCGATGTCTGTGGGTGGGAAGGAAAACGGTTGAAATGA
- a CDS encoding YicC family protein → MTGFGRRQGVWSDGTVTVEVKSVNHRFLEMSIRLPKLLNLLEEVFRKTIQQHCARGRVDVTVLLQGGRGNARALQLDAGLAKQYHHALRALQRTLKLKGSIDIGLIAGFRDILAFSDQPTDDPKLAKLVEKLGLKAVLDMASMRKKEGELLAQDILARLNHLRECKTAVSARAPHVAGETFDRMKLRVEKLLGDAIPDLPRLNQELATYADRCDITEELVRLDAHMVQFDRTIRGTEPVGKTLDFLLQEMGREVNTIGSKANDAAITADVVRMKAELERLREQVQNVE, encoded by the coding sequence ATGACTGGATTTGGCCGGCGACAGGGAGTGTGGTCCGATGGGACGGTCACCGTAGAAGTGAAGTCGGTCAATCATCGTTTCCTTGAAATGTCCATTCGTCTGCCGAAATTGCTGAACCTTTTGGAAGAAGTATTTCGGAAGACCATTCAACAGCATTGTGCGCGTGGAAGAGTGGATGTCACGGTGTTGCTGCAAGGGGGGCGTGGCAATGCTCGCGCCTTGCAGCTTGACGCTGGATTGGCGAAACAGTACCATCACGCTCTTCGCGCACTCCAGCGGACGTTGAAGCTGAAAGGCTCCATCGACATCGGGCTGATAGCGGGGTTCCGAGATATTCTTGCGTTTTCTGATCAGCCGACCGACGATCCCAAACTCGCAAAATTGGTGGAAAAACTTGGGCTGAAGGCCGTGCTCGATATGGCAAGCATGCGTAAAAAGGAGGGTGAGCTCCTCGCGCAGGATATTCTGGCCAGACTCAACCATTTGCGTGAATGCAAGACGGCGGTCTCGGCTCGTGCACCGCATGTCGCGGGGGAAACCTTTGATCGTATGAAGCTGCGAGTCGAGAAGTTATTGGGAGATGCTATCCCGGATCTTCCCCGACTCAATCAGGAACTGGCCACGTATGCCGACCGGTGCGACATTACAGAAGAATTGGTCAGACTAGACGCGCATATGGTACAGTTTGACCGTACGATCAGAGGCACGGAGCCTGTCGGCAAGACGCTGGACTTCCTCCTTCAAGAGATGGGTCGGGAAGTCAATACGATCGGATCGAAAGCCAACGACGCTGCGATCACGGCGGATGTCGTGCGAATGAAGGCAGAGCTTGAGCGGTTGCGTGAGCAGGTACAGAACGTCGAATGA
- the gmk gene encoding guanylate kinase, producing MSTAITTSNPPPVVTGKRQAPERRGILYIISAPSGAGKTTLCKQIVTSVSGVWHSVSFTTRKPRPGEEHGRDYFFIEEKVFHDMVARNEFLEYAHVYSHWYGTPRKPLMDRMEQGIDVLLEIDVQGALQIKKKFEDAVYIFILPPSMDTLRTRLQSRGSDSPDEIARRLRKVKEEVWCFREYYYIVRNDDLAQSLRELQSIFLAERLKTKRMDMHWLEQSFILEKETKLDDREPSTTV from the coding sequence ATGAGCACGGCGATAACCACCAGTAATCCCCCTCCAGTCGTGACCGGGAAGCGGCAAGCTCCCGAGCGCCGGGGAATTCTGTACATCATTTCGGCTCCTTCAGGCGCGGGGAAGACGACCTTGTGCAAACAGATCGTGACCTCAGTTTCCGGGGTGTGGCATTCGGTATCGTTTACGACGAGAAAGCCGCGCCCGGGAGAAGAACACGGACGCGACTACTTCTTTATCGAAGAAAAAGTGTTTCACGATATGGTGGCGCGGAATGAATTCTTGGAATACGCGCATGTCTACAGCCATTGGTATGGAACCCCGCGGAAACCCCTGATGGACAGGATGGAGCAGGGTATCGACGTGTTGCTTGAGATCGATGTCCAAGGCGCCCTCCAGATCAAGAAGAAGTTCGAGGATGCCGTCTATATCTTCATTCTTCCTCCGTCCATGGACACGCTGCGTACTCGACTCCAAAGTCGGGGGTCGGATTCTCCGGATGAAATTGCACGCCGATTGCGGAAGGTGAAAGAAGAGGTCTGGTGTTTCCGGGAGTACTATTACATTGTTCGTAACGACGATCTCGCGCAATCTCTTCGCGAGTTGCAAAGCATTTTTCTGGCGGAACGCTTGAAGACGAAACGCATGGACATGCATTGGCTGGAACAGAGCTTTATTCTGGAGAAAGAGACGAAACTCGACGATCGAGAACCATCAACCACTGTCTAG
- a CDS encoding DNA-directed RNA polymerase subunit omega, with the protein MIDMLSLLPQYTTDEFDSRHRLVIVASQRAKHLTQGAKPAVSSRFTKETTIALDEVLRGHARYLTGKEARDAMKEAKRGKEGETERIAMMTGEDAREIKKELSVYVDDTVQPTAAPTEE; encoded by the coding sequence ATGATCGACATGCTGAGTTTGTTGCCGCAATACACAACTGATGAATTTGACTCCCGCCACCGATTGGTGATCGTCGCCTCCCAACGCGCGAAGCACTTGACTCAAGGAGCCAAGCCTGCCGTGTCTTCTCGTTTTACGAAAGAAACGACCATCGCGCTTGATGAGGTGTTGAGGGGGCATGCCAGATATTTGACCGGCAAAGAGGCCCGCGATGCCATGAAGGAAGCCAAGCGCGGGAAGGAAGGCGAAACTGAGCGTATCGCGATGATGACCGGTGAGGACGCCCGGGAGATCAAGAAAGAGCTCAGTGTGTATGTGGATGATACGGTCCAACCGACGGCAGCTCCGACCGAGGAGTAG
- the coaBC gene encoding bifunctional phosphopantothenoylcysteine decarboxylase/phosphopantothenate--cysteine ligase CoaBC yields the protein MDVAPSQTSLRGKRLALGITGSIAAYKAVGLLRAFTREGATVSVVMTQAATKFVTPLTFEVLSGSRVTTDLFEAHEEMAHLTVPEHAHAIIVAPATANFLAKAALGLADDVLTTMLLSARCPVIIVPAMDGGMWTHPTVVQHVHTLRSRGVVVLDPEVGPLASGQVAQGRLSSESSILDAVHAALIPQQDWRGQRVLVSAGPTHEPIDPVRFISNRSSGKMGYAIAEAARDRGAEVVLVTGPSFLTPPSGVTTVRVGTAGEMADALCRQFSSSTVLIMAAAVADFRPKMLAAQKLKKQGKSEIVLELESTPDILTMLSARRTSQIVVGFAAETEHVVSHAKDKIRGKGLDLIVANDVTQAGAGFGSDDNAAVILSATGEERALPLMSKRRLADEILTAVHDMCDMSSRRASLVE from the coding sequence GTGGACGTCGCGCCATCGCAGACCAGTCTGAGGGGCAAGCGTCTTGCCTTGGGGATCACGGGAAGCATCGCTGCGTATAAAGCAGTCGGACTCCTTAGAGCCTTCACACGCGAAGGTGCGACGGTGTCGGTCGTCATGACGCAGGCCGCCACGAAATTCGTGACTCCCCTGACGTTTGAGGTTCTCTCCGGCAGCCGGGTCACGACGGATCTCTTTGAGGCTCATGAGGAGATGGCCCACCTCACGGTTCCTGAGCATGCCCATGCGATTATCGTGGCGCCGGCGACGGCGAATTTTCTCGCGAAGGCGGCTCTTGGACTGGCAGATGATGTACTGACCACCATGCTGTTGAGTGCTCGATGCCCGGTCATCATCGTTCCGGCCATGGACGGCGGCATGTGGACACATCCCACGGTCGTTCAACATGTGCACACGCTTCGATCTCGCGGTGTCGTCGTGCTCGATCCTGAGGTAGGACCGCTTGCCTCCGGACAGGTTGCCCAGGGGAGGCTTTCCTCAGAGTCCAGTATCTTGGATGCAGTCCACGCAGCCCTCATCCCTCAGCAGGATTGGCGGGGTCAACGAGTCTTGGTATCCGCCGGCCCAACTCACGAACCGATCGATCCGGTGCGTTTTATTTCCAATCGTTCGTCCGGCAAAATGGGGTACGCAATTGCGGAAGCCGCGCGGGATCGAGGGGCTGAGGTCGTGTTGGTCACCGGCCCTTCGTTTCTAACTCCTCCGTCGGGAGTCACCACGGTTCGTGTGGGCACCGCCGGCGAAATGGCCGACGCGTTGTGTCGGCAGTTCTCTTCCTCCACGGTCCTGATCATGGCGGCGGCGGTCGCGGACTTTCGGCCCAAAATGCTTGCGGCACAAAAACTCAAAAAGCAGGGGAAATCCGAGATCGTGTTGGAGCTTGAATCGACTCCGGACATTCTCACGATGTTATCTGCGCGGCGGACATCGCAAATCGTGGTTGGATTCGCGGCGGAAACGGAGCACGTGGTGTCTCATGCGAAGGACAAGATCAGAGGAAAGGGACTCGACCTCATCGTGGCCAACGATGTGACCCAAGCGGGAGCCGGCTTCGGGAGTGATGACAACGCGGCGGTGATCCTCTCGGCTACGGGCGAAGAACGGGCGTTGCCTCTCATGTCCAAGCGTCGCCTGGCGGACGAAATACTGACTGCCGTGCACGACATGTGCGACATGTCGTCTCGTCGCGCATCCTTAGTGGAGTAA
- a CDS encoding tetratricopeptide repeat protein: MAPGSKKTGNADEIDRLALAFAKEPGSKVFIPLAEEYGKAGMWEEAVAVLEDGLKTYPGFITAMVALGRAYEQMNQPIKAKAILEEAIKVSPDNLRAHRTLAKLYVAQGAKEAAIRSCNVILAVNPQDQEALSLRAGLDASGADGTSEVQGQSSEKSADTASLEADRSRGEPVTSALRDATLPPNSEADTLSGQGTFSEDRLVSATAVTTPSAQVTGNPAVTQLEQWLTSIQARRRDSQALSRPSPKTSS, from the coding sequence ATGGCCCCGGGTTCGAAGAAGACAGGTAACGCCGACGAGATCGATCGACTGGCCTTAGCCTTTGCCAAAGAGCCAGGGTCCAAAGTCTTCATCCCTCTGGCGGAGGAGTACGGCAAAGCCGGCATGTGGGAAGAGGCAGTGGCCGTCCTTGAAGACGGGCTGAAAACCTACCCAGGGTTCATTACGGCCATGGTGGCATTAGGTCGGGCCTACGAGCAGATGAATCAGCCGATCAAGGCGAAAGCTATCCTTGAGGAAGCCATAAAAGTCAGTCCCGATAATCTTCGTGCGCATCGCACATTGGCCAAGCTGTATGTAGCCCAAGGGGCCAAGGAGGCAGCCATTCGGTCCTGCAACGTCATTCTCGCCGTTAACCCACAGGACCAAGAGGCGTTATCCCTTCGTGCCGGTCTCGACGCATCAGGGGCTGATGGTACAAGTGAAGTGCAAGGACAGTCGTCCGAGAAATCAGCCGACACGGCAAGCCTTGAAGCGGACCGTAGTCGGGGGGAACCGGTGACATCCGCCTTACGTGATGCCACGTTGCCCCCCAACAGTGAAGCCGACACGTTGTCCGGCCAGGGGACTTTTTCAGAAGATCGACTTGTCTCTGCGACCGCCGTTACGACACCAAGTGCACAAGTGACCGGAAATCCGGCCGTCACACAACTTGAGCAGTGGCTCACCTCCATTCAGGCACGTCGGCGAGACTCTCAAGCGCTTTCTCGCCCAAGCCCCAAAACTTCCTCGTGA
- the aroQ gene encoding type II 3-dehydroquinate dehydratase, giving the protein MPRILVLHGPNLNLLGNREESIYGTTTLAEIDASLVKLGGELGAELVIRQSNLEGELVTWIQEGRRGYQGVIINPAAYTHTSIAIRDALAAVDLPTVEVHLSNIYRREDFRRHSYVSGVALGQVSGFGPAGYLLALRGLCEHLSVSGAESSSE; this is encoded by the coding sequence ATGCCGCGCATCTTGGTTCTGCATGGTCCCAATCTGAACCTATTGGGTAATCGCGAAGAATCCATTTATGGGACGACAACGCTGGCAGAGATCGATGCGTCTCTCGTGAAATTGGGAGGAGAGCTTGGAGCAGAGCTGGTGATTCGGCAGTCGAATCTCGAAGGTGAATTGGTGACGTGGATTCAAGAAGGGCGACGCGGCTATCAGGGTGTCATCATCAATCCGGCCGCCTATACCCATACCAGCATCGCGATACGCGATGCTCTGGCCGCCGTTGATCTGCCCACCGTCGAAGTTCATTTGTCGAACATATATCGGCGTGAAGACTTCCGGCGACATTCCTATGTCTCCGGAGTTGCCTTGGGGCAGGTGTCCGGGTTCGGTCCTGCAGGCTATCTCTTGGCTCTGCGAGGATTATGCGAGCACCTATCTGTGTCCGGGGCCGAAAGTTCTTCAGAATGA